A portion of the Bacillus oleivorans genome contains these proteins:
- a CDS encoding DUF421 domain-containing protein codes for MPDHIDIILRALFFVVILFLITKMIGKKQISQLSFFEYVAGITIGSLASEVILKLETNILNGVLAIFVFGGIAWLADYISLKSRSAREFIEGKSTFLIKDGKILEENLKKEKYSIDDLMSLLREKNVYGLSEVESAILEHDGKLSVFVKKENQPLTAKDLNVKVANVKEPNAVIMDGQILDDGLQRAGKTREWLNIQLEKLEVLPENIFLGQVDSYGELTVDVYDDKKQVPSPQERPLLLAMIKKCQADLELFALETESKEAKDMFNRNATKLNDLKNKLTPYLS; via the coding sequence TTGCCTGATCATATCGATATTATTTTACGTGCACTCTTCTTTGTTGTTATATTATTTCTTATCACAAAAATGATTGGAAAAAAACAAATCTCACAACTATCCTTTTTTGAGTATGTTGCCGGAATTACAATCGGAAGTCTAGCTAGTGAGGTTATATTAAAATTGGAAACAAATATTCTAAATGGTGTACTTGCCATTTTTGTATTTGGCGGTATCGCCTGGCTAGCCGACTACATTTCTTTAAAAAGCAGAAGTGCAAGGGAATTTATTGAAGGAAAAAGCACCTTTTTAATTAAAGATGGCAAAATATTAGAAGAGAATTTAAAAAAGGAAAAGTATTCAATTGATGACCTGATGAGCTTGCTTAGAGAAAAAAATGTGTATGGCCTGTCTGAAGTTGAATCAGCTATCCTTGAACATGATGGAAAACTAAGTGTTTTTGTTAAAAAAGAAAATCAGCCACTTACTGCTAAGGATTTAAATGTTAAGGTTGCGAATGTAAAAGAGCCTAATGCTGTTATTATGGATGGACAAATTCTCGATGATGGGCTGCAAAGAGCCGGAAAGACAAGAGAGTGGCTAAATATTCAGCTTGAAAAATTGGAAGTTCTCCCAGAAAATATTTTCCTTGGTCAGGTAGATTCATATGGCGAACTCACGGTTGATGTGTATGACGACAAAAAACAAGTTCCGAGTCCTCAAGAACGTCCTCTTTTACTCGCCATGATAAAAAAATGTCAGGCTGATCTTGAGCTCTTTGCTTTAGAAACAGAATCTAAAGAAGCAAAAGATATGTTTAACAGGAATGCTACAAAACTAAATGATTTGAAGAATAAGCTCACCCCCTATTTAAGCTGA
- a CDS encoding DUF1657 domain-containing protein has protein sequence MTIASNVKQCIATISGIEAQLSTLALNSRDPNAAKIFHESMLVVEEVKKDLNQRLMKIENQEPQYRGS, from the coding sequence ATGACTATAGCCTCTAATGTAAAACAGTGTATTGCAACTATCAGTGGTATTGAAGCACAATTATCGACCCTGGCATTAAATTCTCGTGATCCAAATGCCGCAAAAATTTTCCATGAGTCGATGCTTGTGGTAGAAGAAGTAAAAAAAGATTTAAATCAGCGGTTAATGAAAATTGAAAATCAGGAGCCTCAATACCGAGGCTCCTAA
- a CDS encoding DUF1657 domain-containing protein: MTVGSQVKQTIAGLKSAQANLETFALGTQNKQAKQLYQTAAQQTQAIIDSLEPRVQQILQEEPQYNQ, translated from the coding sequence ATGACAGTAGGAAGTCAGGTTAAACAAACAATTGCTGGATTAAAAAGTGCGCAAGCAAACTTAGAAACCTTTGCATTAGGAACACAAAACAAACAAGCAAAACAGCTTTACCAAACTGCTGCACAACAAACTCAAGCTATTATCGATTCTCTTGAGCCAAGAGTTCAGCAGATTCTGCAAGAAGAACCACAATACAATCAATAA
- a CDS encoding toxin-antitoxin system HicB family antitoxin translates to MAKKKSFPLRIDPDVYKIIEKWATDEFRSVNAHIEFLLRESAKRAGRLPSKMKSQEESDDD, encoded by the coding sequence ATGGCTAAAAAAAAGAGCTTCCCTTTACGGATTGACCCTGACGTTTATAAGATTATTGAAAAATGGGCAACCGACGAATTTAGGAGTGTCAACGCTCATATCGAATTCTTATTAAGAGAATCTGCGAAGCGGGCTGGAAGGCTTCCATCTAAAATGAAAAGTCAAGAAGAGTCTGATGACGATTAA
- a CDS encoding SPFH domain-containing protein — MKENNARHINGFLGVLLFVVFIGAAVFSLINQIIPLGIVLVLLAVLVASGITVIQPNQAVVVTFFGRYLGSIRSSGLFLTVPLTLRKTVSLRVRNFNTKKLKVNDVEGNPIEIAAVVVFKVVDSAKAVFDVDNYEEFVEIQSETAIRHVATKYPYDTFENVEITLRGNAEEVSNELSVELQDRLEVAGVKVMEARLTHLAYSTEIASAMLQRQQATAIVSARQKIVEGAVGMAQMAIQQLEEKEILELDEERKVAMVNNLMVAIVSDRAAQPVINTGSLY, encoded by the coding sequence ATGAAAGAAAATAATGCAAGGCATATTAATGGATTCTTAGGTGTTTTGCTATTTGTCGTTTTTATCGGAGCAGCTGTGTTTTCACTGATTAATCAAATTATCCCGCTCGGTATCGTGTTAGTATTGCTTGCGGTCCTGGTTGCTAGCGGGATTACGGTAATACAGCCAAACCAAGCCGTGGTCGTTACATTCTTTGGCCGATATTTAGGAAGCATTCGCAGCAGCGGATTATTCCTTACCGTTCCGCTTACTCTAAGAAAAACCGTTTCCTTACGAGTTCGAAATTTCAACACAAAAAAGCTCAAAGTCAATGATGTCGAAGGAAACCCAATTGAAATTGCAGCAGTCGTTGTTTTTAAAGTAGTTGACTCTGCCAAAGCAGTATTTGATGTTGATAATTATGAGGAATTTGTAGAAATACAAAGTGAAACCGCGATCCGCCATGTGGCTACCAAATACCCATACGACACCTTTGAAAATGTTGAAATTACGCTGCGCGGAAATGCCGAAGAGGTTTCAAATGAACTATCTGTTGAATTACAGGATCGTCTTGAAGTTGCCGGTGTTAAAGTAATGGAAGCAAGACTAACTCACCTGGCATACTCAACAGAGATAGCAAGCGCGATGCTTCAGCGTCAGCAAGCAACTGCCATTGTATCAGCTAGGCAAAAAATCGTAGAAGGTGCAGTTGGCATGGCACAAATGGCGATCCAGCAATTAGAAGAAAAAGAAATACTAGAGTTAGATGAAGAACGTAAAGTCGCAATGGTCAATAATCTGATGGTCGCAATCGTATCAGATCGTGCTGCCCAGCCGGTTATCAATACAGGAAGTTTATATTAA